From Candidatus Paceibacterota bacterium, a single genomic window includes:
- a CDS encoding Zn-ribbon domain-containing OB-fold protein — protein sequence MSVPRFWRRLKNIYNLIGTQCTRCKSFYYPPRSLCPECRRESKIVPFRFSGSGEVFSYTIVHTGAKDFEKLTPYVLALIRLDEGPMMTSQVICPSEKVHIGMKVRMVFRKLGEESEKGMIYYGTKFVPERIKKSAGGEKIING from the coding sequence ATGTCCGTCCCAAGGTTTTGGCGCAGGCTGAAGAACATCTATAATCTCATCGGCACGCAGTGCACGAGATGTAAGAGCTTTTACTATCCGCCGAGGAGCCTTTGCCCCGAATGCAGAAGGGAGAGCAAGATCGTTCCGTTCAGATTCAGCGGAAGCGGAGAGGTCTTCAGCTACACCATAGTGCATACCGGAGCAAAAGACTTCGAAAAACTTACGCCATACGTATTGGCACTGATAAGGCTGGACGAAGGGCCGATGATGACCTCGCAAGTGATATGTCCTTCCGAAAAAGTTCATATAGGGATGAAAGTGAGGATGGTCTTCAGGAAGCTTGGAGAAGAGAGCGAGAAAGGTATGATCTATTATGGAACGAAATTCGTTCCGGAAAGGATCAAAAAGAGCGCAGGAGGCGAAAAAATAATAAATGGATGA
- a CDS encoding thiolase domain-containing protein: MRKVAIVGVGCTEFGELWDKSFRDLFVKAGADAVFDAGIQAKEIEAMYIGNMSGGRFIGQEHIGALVADYSGLANRHIPSTHVEAACASGGLALRQAIIAVGSGCHDIVIAGGVEKMTDVSVDETTDVLAAAADREGEGIMGATFPGLYALIAQRHMFEFGTTREQLASVAVKNHHNATMNPKAQFRSEITVDMVLKSVMVADPLHILDCSPITDGAAAVVVVPADQAKKYTDTPVYVKALSQASGSLALHDRPSVTTIDATVAAAKGAYKMAGLGPKDISFAEVHDCFTIAEICAIEDLGFTPKGIGGKFTEEGCTAIGGKIPINTSGGLKAKGHPVGATGIAQAIEAVLQFRGEAGKRQLDDPKYALTQNVGGSGATVAVHIFGRDK; the protein is encoded by the coding sequence ATGAGAAAAGTTGCTATTGTAGGCGTCGGATGCACGGAATTCGGCGAATTGTGGGACAAGTCCTTCAGGGACCTGTTCGTCAAAGCCGGAGCCGATGCTGTTTTCGATGCCGGTATTCAAGCGAAAGAAATTGAAGCAATGTACATAGGAAACATGAGCGGAGGAAGGTTTATCGGCCAGGAGCACATTGGAGCTCTGGTTGCCGATTATTCAGGTCTTGCGAACCGCCACATTCCCTCAACGCATGTCGAAGCGGCGTGCGCATCGGGAGGTCTGGCTCTCCGGCAGGCGATCATTGCGGTCGGTTCCGGATGCCACGATATCGTGATAGCGGGCGGCGTGGAGAAAATGACCGATGTAAGCGTAGATGAGACGACAGATGTCCTTGCGGCGGCGGCGGACAGGGAAGGCGAAGGCATAATGGGTGCCACTTTTCCGGGTCTTTACGCTTTGATAGCGCAAAGGCATATGTTCGAGTTCGGAACAACGCGGGAACAATTGGCGTCTGTGGCGGTCAAGAACCATCACAATGCGACGATGAATCCCAAGGCCCAGTTCAGGAGCGAGATAACTGTGGATATGGTTCTCAAATCCGTCATGGTTGCAGACCCTCTGCATATCCTGGATTGTTCTCCGATCACTGACGGGGCCGCGGCGGTTGTCGTTGTTCCTGCGGATCAGGCGAAAAAATATACGGATACTCCGGTCTATGTGAAAGCTTTGTCTCAGGCAAGCGGTTCGCTTGCTCTTCATGACAGGCCGAGCGTAACGACGATCGACGCAACGGTTGCTGCCGCGAAGGGAGCATATAAGATGGCCGGCCTCGGTCCCAAGGATATAAGTTTCGCAGAAGTGCATGATTGTTTCACGATTGCGGAAATATGCGCGATCGAGGATCTCGGATTCACTCCGAAAGGCATAGGAGGAAAATTCACGGAAGAGGGATGTACTGCGATCGGAGGAAAAATTCCGATCAATACGTCGGGCGGACTGAAAGCCAAGGGCCATCCTGTCGGAGCGACCGGCATTGCGCAGGCCATTGAGGCGGTTCTTCAGTTCCGGGGCGAAGCGGGAAAAAGGCAGCTCGATGATCCCAAATATGCGCTGACGCAGAATGTCGGAGGCTCGGGCGCGACTGTCGCCGTCCATATCTTCGGGAGGGATAAATAA
- a CDS encoding hydroxymethylglutaryl-CoA synthase has translation MNIGIVSYGAYIPQYRIKTEEIAKVWGANAKSIIDGLMVFEKSVPDMDEDTITISVEAARSAISRAKIDPKDIGAIYVGSESHPYAVKPSGTIVGEAIGAGPENLTVADFEFACKAGTAAIQACMGLVRSGMIKLGVAIGSDVSQGAPGDALEYTAAAGGVAYVIGSKDLAAEIEDTYSYTTDTPDFWRREGMPYPEHGGRFTGEPGYFKHITSAANGLMQKLGTKPEDYDYAIFHQPNGKFPTKVAKTLGFTPLQIKPGLVVPRLGNTYSGSCMMGLAATLDIAKPGDRIFMTAFGSGAGSDAFSITVKDGIDEIRCGAPSVEELLADPIYVDYATYARHKNKIKL, from the coding sequence ATGAACATTGGAATAGTCTCCTATGGAGCATATATACCGCAATATAGGATAAAAACTGAAGAGATCGCCAAAGTATGGGGCGCAAACGCAAAAAGCATAATCGATGGACTGATGGTTTTTGAAAAATCCGTTCCGGATATGGACGAAGATACGATAACCATTTCCGTCGAGGCTGCCCGAAGTGCCATATCACGTGCGAAGATCGATCCCAAGGATATCGGGGCCATATACGTCGGATCCGAAAGCCATCCCTATGCGGTGAAGCCTTCGGGAACGATCGTAGGCGAAGCGATTGGCGCAGGTCCCGAAAATCTTACGGTCGCAGATTTTGAATTTGCCTGTAAGGCCGGAACCGCCGCGATTCAAGCGTGCATGGGCCTGGTGAGATCGGGAATGATCAAGCTCGGAGTTGCGATCGGTTCGGACGTATCTCAGGGTGCGCCCGGAGACGCGCTGGAATACACGGCGGCCGCGGGCGGAGTCGCTTATGTGATCGGAAGCAAGGACCTTGCGGCCGAGATCGAAGATACTTACTCCTATACGACAGACACTCCGGATTTCTGGAGGCGTGAAGGAATGCCCTATCCGGAGCATGGAGGAAGGTTTACCGGAGAACCGGGATATTTCAAGCATATCACATCTGCGGCCAACGGTCTGATGCAAAAGCTTGGAACGAAGCCGGAGGATTATGACTATGCGATTTTCCATCAGCCCAACGGGAAGTTTCCCACCAAAGTTGCGAAAACCCTCGGATTCACTCCCTTGCAGATCAAACCGGGGCTTGTGGTTCCGCGTCTAGGAAACACTTATTCGGGTTCGTGCATGATGGGACTTGCCGCAACGCTTGATATTGCAAAGCCGGGTGATCGGATCTTTATGACGGCTTTCGGTTCGGGAGCCGGGTCTGATGCGTTCAGCATAACCGTAAAAGACGGGATCGATGAGATCCGTTGTGGCGCGCCAAGCGTGGAAGAGCTGCTTGCTGATCCTATATATGTGGATTATGCCACATATGCAAGACATAAGAACAAGATAAAACTGTAA
- the recJ gene encoding single-stranded-DNA-specific exonuclease RecJ gives MQKRWLINDRPPESFAKEFPELSGIVLQLLWDRKICNQNLIDEFFNPDYAADIHDPKLLKDMDRAVARIFEALESEQIITVYGDYDVDGVTSSVIMVSTLVELKSALKKIDKKEAEKFIGIYIPDRELEGYGLNEKAINEIKKRKTDLIVTVDCGVSSFDNVNLVNELEMDIIITDHHHVPEKIPKAYAIINPKQKDCKYPFKELAGAGVAFKLAQGLIKEFEARKTGRELQKGFEKWLLDLVALGTVADCVELVGENRTLTSYGLLVINKTRRTGLKQLISSAGAIVRENGNVIQKKSIDSISISFMLAPRLNAAGRMDHANTSYGLLITDDEKEAKQYSEKLEKNNQSRQRLTEKMIEEIKAKIGKYRSMPKVIVETGKEWKIGIVGLVAGKLVDEFSRPFLILCKGEKDCAGSGRSIPEFNLIESIETCKDFLLGYGGHSQAAGLKIKNSNVKKLKEKLNSIADKILKEEDLVPSIDIDCEIMTDEINWQLVDEVEKFKPFGQANKKPVFVAKKLEVHEVRSVGSGNNHLKLSLKTILKDGSVKYFSAIGFRLGKFMDSMPGDLPGIRWGDIVDVAFQLEINQWNGNRELQMNIIDIKISGK, from the coding sequence ATGCAAAAGCGCTGGCTGATAAATGACAGGCCTCCCGAAAGTTTTGCAAAAGAATTTCCGGAACTTTCCGGGATCGTCCTGCAGCTCCTTTGGGACAGAAAGATCTGCAATCAAAACCTCATAGATGAATTTTTCAATCCTGATTATGCGGCGGATATTCACGACCCGAAACTTCTGAAGGACATGGATCGGGCGGTCGCAAGAATATTCGAAGCGCTGGAGAGCGAACAAATCATAACGGTCTATGGCGACTATGACGTGGACGGGGTGACTTCTTCCGTCATCATGGTCAGCACACTCGTCGAGCTGAAATCGGCCCTGAAGAAAATCGACAAAAAAGAAGCGGAAAAATTCATCGGCATATATATTCCGGACAGGGAGCTCGAAGGATACGGCCTCAACGAAAAAGCGATCAATGAGATAAAGAAAAGAAAAACGGACCTGATCGTCACTGTCGATTGCGGAGTTTCGAGTTTCGACAACGTGAACCTTGTGAATGAACTGGAAATGGACATAATCATAACCGACCATCATCATGTCCCCGAAAAGATCCCCAAGGCCTATGCGATAATCAATCCCAAACAAAAAGACTGCAAATATCCTTTCAAAGAACTTGCCGGAGCCGGTGTCGCGTTCAAGCTTGCACAGGGCCTCATCAAAGAGTTCGAAGCGAGAAAGACCGGACGGGAACTGCAGAAAGGTTTCGAAAAATGGCTTCTTGATCTCGTGGCACTCGGAACGGTTGCGGACTGCGTTGAACTTGTCGGCGAAAACAGAACGCTCACATCCTATGGACTTCTCGTCATCAACAAAACCCGGCGCACAGGATTGAAACAGCTCATCAGCTCCGCAGGCGCTATCGTCCGGGAAAACGGAAATGTCATCCAGAAAAAATCCATCGACTCCATTTCGATAAGCTTTATGCTTGCTCCCCGCCTGAATGCCGCAGGAAGAATGGACCACGCAAATACATCCTATGGGCTGCTCATTACAGATGACGAAAAAGAAGCGAAGCAATATTCAGAAAAGCTTGAAAAGAACAACCAATCGAGACAGAGGCTGACCGAAAAAATGATAGAAGAGATCAAAGCGAAGATCGGGAAATACAGATCAATGCCGAAAGTGATCGTGGAAACCGGCAAAGAATGGAAGATCGGGATCGTAGGGCTCGTGGCGGGAAAACTTGTTGATGAATTTTCAAGACCGTTCCTCATTTTATGCAAGGGAGAAAAAGATTGCGCGGGATCCGGACGGAGCATACCGGAATTCAATCTTATCGAATCCATCGAGACATGTAAAGATTTCCTTTTGGGATATGGCGGCCATTCGCAGGCGGCAGGATTGAAAATAAAGAACTCAAACGTGAAAAAACTGAAAGAGAAGCTGAATTCCATCGCCGACAAAATATTAAAAGAAGAGGATCTTGTCCCATCCATAGACATCGACTGCGAAATCATGACTGATGAAATAAATTGGCAGTTGGTGGATGAAGTGGAAAAGTTCAAGCCTTTCGGGCAGGCGAACAAGAAACCGGTCTTTGTCGCAAAAAAACTCGAAGTGCACGAAGTGAGGTCGGTCGGCAGCGGAAACAACCACCTGAAACTCTCCCTCAAGACGATCCTGAAAGACGGAAGCGTGAAATATTTCAGCGCGATCGGATTCAGACTCGGTAAATTCATGGACTCGATGCCCGGCGATCTTCCCGGCATCCGCTGGGGCGACATTGTGGATGTGGCTTTCCAGCTTGAGATCAATCAATGGAACGGCAACCGCGAACTCCAGATGAATATTATCGATATAAAGATAAGCGGAAAATGA
- a CDS encoding DUF559 domain-containing protein has translation MRKIIPYDPKLKQIAKNLRNNSTMSEVLLWQHLKSKKMKGYDFHRQKPLGNYIVDFFCSDLALAIEIDGTSHDEKISEDTKRQKQLEGLGIRFIRFNDLDVKRNIGGVLLEIEKWIEGHDLKHTPNPSQEGNTF, from the coding sequence ATGCGTAAAATAATACCATATGACCCGAAACTTAAACAGATAGCAAAGAATCTGAGAAATAATAGCACCATGTCTGAAGTATTATTGTGGCAGCATTTGAAAAGCAAAAAAATGAAAGGATATGATTTTCACAGGCAAAAACCTCTTGGCAATTATATCGTTGACTTTTTCTGCAGCGATTTGGCGCTTGCAATCGAAATTGACGGCACAAGCCATGATGAAAAGATCAGTGAAGACACAAAGAGACAAAAACAATTAGAAGGTCTAGGAATCAGATTTATTAGATTCAATGACCTTGATGTAAAAAGAAATATTGGAGGGGTATTATTGGAAATTGAGAAATGGATCGAGGGGCATGATTTAAAACACACCCCTAACCCCTCTCAAGAGGGGAATACATTCTGA